In the genome of Drosophila pseudoobscura strain MV-25-SWS-2005 chromosome 3, UCI_Dpse_MV25, whole genome shotgun sequence, one region contains:
- the Cib2 gene encoding calcium and integrin-binding family member 2 isoform X1: protein MGNKVVTFTEQQLDDYQDCTFFTRKEILRVHKRFRELRPDLVPRQMTEGQASSVKVPCECIEKMPELRENPFRRRICEAFSRDGQGNLSFEDFLDALSVFSEQAPRDIKVFYAFKIYDFDQDGFIGHADLMSCLTTMTRNELSPEEHQQIADKVIEEADVDGDGKLSILEFEHVILRAPDFLSTFHIRI, encoded by the exons ATGGGCAACAAAGTTGTGACATTCACCGAGCAGCAATTGGATGACTACCAG GATTGCACGTTCTTCACGCGCAAGGAGATCCTGCG CGTCCACAAACGGTTTCGTGAGCTACGCCCGGATTTGGTGCCCCGCCAAATGACTGAGGGTCAGGCCTCGAGTGTCAAGGTTCCCTGCGAGTGCATTGAGAAGATGCCCGAGTTGCGTGAGAATCCCTTTCGCCGTCGCATCT GCGAGGCCTTCTCACGCGATGGCCAGGGCAATCTGTCGTTTGAGGACTTTCTGgacgctctctctgtcttcaGCGAGCAGGCGCCGAGAGACATTAAAGTTTTCTACGCTTTCAAAATTTATG ATTTCGATCAGGACGGCTTCATTGGGCATGCCGACCTCATGTCCTGCCTGACTACAATGACCAGGAACGAGCTCAGTCCGGAGGAGCACCAGCAGATTGCCGACAAGGTAATCGAGGAGGCCGatgtcgatggcgatggcaagCTATCAATTTTGGAGTTCGAGCATGTCATCCTCCGGGCCCCCGACTTCCTCTCCACCTTCCACATCAGAATATAA
- the Cib2 gene encoding calcium and integrin-binding family member 2 isoform X2, giving the protein MTTSVHKRFRELRPDLVPRQMTEGQASSVKVPCECIEKMPELRENPFRRRICEAFSRDGQGNLSFEDFLDALSVFSEQAPRDIKVFYAFKIYDFDQDGFIGHADLMSCLTTMTRNELSPEEHQQIADKVIEEADVDGDGKLSILEFEHVILRAPDFLSTFHIRI; this is encoded by the exons ATGACTACCAG CGTCCACAAACGGTTTCGTGAGCTACGCCCGGATTTGGTGCCCCGCCAAATGACTGAGGGTCAGGCCTCGAGTGTCAAGGTTCCCTGCGAGTGCATTGAGAAGATGCCCGAGTTGCGTGAGAATCCCTTTCGCCGTCGCATCT GCGAGGCCTTCTCACGCGATGGCCAGGGCAATCTGTCGTTTGAGGACTTTCTGgacgctctctctgtcttcaGCGAGCAGGCGCCGAGAGACATTAAAGTTTTCTACGCTTTCAAAATTTATG ATTTCGATCAGGACGGCTTCATTGGGCATGCCGACCTCATGTCCTGCCTGACTACAATGACCAGGAACGAGCTCAGTCCGGAGGAGCACCAGCAGATTGCCGACAAGGTAATCGAGGAGGCCGatgtcgatggcgatggcaagCTATCAATTTTGGAGTTCGAGCATGTCATCCTCCGGGCCCCCGACTTCCTCTCCACCTTCCACATCAGAATATAA